TTGTGTACGCAAAATCTCTTGACGCTGTGTGACTTTCTTCTGCCACTGTTCAGCACGACGAGTTCTATCGGCCACTTGACCGACTAACTGTCCACATGCAGCATCAATATCATCGCCACGTGTTTGACGAATCGTACACACAAATCCAGCATCAGACAAAGTTTTTTGGAACGAGATAATTCGATTTCGGCTTGAGCGACCATATGGTGCATGCGGGAACGGGTTAAATGGAATTAAATTAATTTTACTTGGTAAGTTTTTTAATAATTTAATCATTTGCTGTGCATGTTCAGGCTGATCATTTACGCCCTCTAACATTACATATTCAATAGTCACATGTTTACGCGAACTTTCATTACCATCTTTAGCAATATAACGCTGACATGCTGCAATCAACTGAGCCAATGGATATTTCTTATTAATTGGCACTAATTCGTTACGTAATTCATCATTTGGCGCATGTAAAGAAATTGCTAAAGCAACATCAATGTCTTTTGCAAGTTGATCAATTTTAGGTACAACACCTGACGTTGATAGAGTCACACGGCGCTTAGACATGCCATAAGCAAAGTCATCAAGCATGATCTGCATTGAGCTTAATACGGCATCATAGTTGAGCAATGGTTCACCCATACCCATCATCACGACATTGGTCACTGAACGCTCACGCTCAGCAACTGGCACTTCTTCCATATAAGAATAGTTTGCCATCCAAAGTTGTCCAATGATTTCATCTGGAGTTAAATCACGTTGGAAACCTTGTTTGCCTGTTGAACAAAATGAACAGTCCAATGCACAACCTACTTGTGACGAAATACACAAAGTTTTGCGCAAGCCTGTTTTATCTTCAGCAGGAATTAATACAGTTTCAACCAAAGAACCTGCACCATCGCCAACACGAAAAACCCACTTACGTGTACCATCTTTTGAATAATGACGGTGAACCACTTCAGGAGCCTTAACTTCACAAATCTGTTCAAGCTTCGCACGCAATTTACCTGAAATATTGGTCATTTCAGCAAAATCAGTAATGAAGTATTGATGTATCCATTTCATGACCTGTCCGGCACGAAACTTCTTCTCGCCAATATCTTCAAAGAATTTTTCTAATTCAGTACGAGACATGCCGAGTAAATTCACTTTATTTTCGGCAGCAGGGATTACCAGCGTGGACGAAGATTGCTGCTGTCCATCAAGATTTTCAGATGAAACGACCTCTGCAGAACTCATGTGTATTTACCTAAACCATGTCAAAAAACTGAAGATATTGTTCAAGAATCAAACAATATTCTCTTGAG
This region of Acinetobacter sp. XS-4 genomic DNA includes:
- the rlmN gene encoding 23S rRNA (adenine(2503)-C(2))-methyltransferase RlmN; protein product: MSSAEVVSSENLDGQQQSSSTLVIPAAENKVNLLGMSRTELEKFFEDIGEKKFRAGQVMKWIHQYFITDFAEMTNISGKLRAKLEQICEVKAPEVVHRHYSKDGTRKWVFRVGDGAGSLVETVLIPAEDKTGLRKTLCISSQVGCALDCSFCSTGKQGFQRDLTPDEIIGQLWMANYSYMEEVPVAERERSVTNVVMMGMGEPLLNYDAVLSSMQIMLDDFAYGMSKRRVTLSTSGVVPKIDQLAKDIDVALAISLHAPNDELRNELVPINKKYPLAQLIAACQRYIAKDGNESSRKHVTIEYVMLEGVNDQPEHAQQMIKLLKNLPSKINLIPFNPFPHAPYGRSSRNRIISFQKTLSDAGFVCTIRQTRGDDIDAACGQLVGQVADRTRRAEQWQKKVTQRQEILRTQG